Proteins from a single region of Carassius gibelio isolate Cgi1373 ecotype wild population from Czech Republic chromosome A5, carGib1.2-hapl.c, whole genome shotgun sequence:
- the fkbp6 gene encoding inactive peptidyl-prolyl cis-trans isomerase FKBP6 isoform X3, which produces MSTNGKTSRILQFMAPDERRQFGIETPFHLLAWQMRDILGDGGILKEVVHAGEGPPVPKHASVSIHFSGFIEYSDAPFETTSHLKYPRMMKLGRDVTLYGLELGLLTMKKGEFSRFLFKPKYAYGDLGCPPHIPPLATVLYEVQVLDFLDSAQVDEFMDLSMDEQNSVSLSTFLNVLDTQRSFGNLCFNKKRYEDARERYKQAMTLLQNRELVDDEEKQRLEEMKLPFLLNLSLTYLKLEKPQKALCYGQKVLDINPQNTKALFRCGQFTIKREDFMELLI; this is translated from the exons ATGTCAACAAACGGCAAGACCTCGAGAATATTACAGTTCATGGCCCCAGATGAGCGCCGTCAGTTTGGAATCGAG ACTCCATTCCACCTACTGGCTTGGCAAATGCGAGACATATTAGGAGATGGAGGAATTCTCAAAGAGGTCGTCCATGCAGGAGAAGGTCCACCGGTACCCAAGCATGCCTCCGTATCAA TTCATTTCTCTGGTTTCATTGAGTACTCTGACGCACCATTCGAGACAACCAGCCACCTTAAATATCCACGAATGATGAAGCTTGGTAGAG ATGTTACTTTGTATGGCCTGGAGCTCGGCCTTCTTACAATGAAGAAAGGTGAGTTCTCCCGTTTTCTCTTCAAGCCCAAATATGCCTATGGGGACCTGGGGTGCCCCCCGCACATACCTCCATTAGCCACGGTCCTCTATGAGGTGCAAGTCCTCGACTTCCTGGACTCGGCACAAGTGGATGAATTCATGGATTTGAGTATG GATGAGCAGAACAGTGTTTCTCTGTCCACATTTCTGAATGTACTGGACACGCAGCGGAGCTTTGGAAACCTCTGCTTCAATAAGAAGCGCTATGAAGATGCTCGAGAGAGATACAAGCAG GCCATGACACTTTTGCAAAATCGTGAGCTGGTGGATGATGAAGAGAAGCAGCGTCTTGAGGAAATGAAATTGCCTTTCCTGCTCAACCTCTCACTCACGTACCTCAAACTGGAGAAACCCCAGAAGGCCCTTTGCTACGGTCAGAAAGTGCTGGACATCAATCCTCAGAACACTAAAGCGCTCTTCCGCTGCGGCCAG TTTACTATCAAAAGGGAAGACTTTATGGAATTACTGATCTGA
- the fkbp6 gene encoding inactive peptidyl-prolyl cis-trans isomerase FKBP6 isoform X2, whose translation MSTNGKTSRILQFMAPDERRQFGIETPFHLLAWQMRDILGDGGILKEVVHAGEGPPVPKHASVSIHFSGFIEYSDAPFETTSHLKYPRMMKLGRDVTLYGLELGLLTMKKGEFSRFLFKPKYAYGDLGCPPHIPPLATVLYEVQVLDFLDSAQVDEFMDLSMDEQNSVSLSTFLNVLDTQRSFGNLCFNKKRYEDARERYKQAMTLLQNRELVDDEEKQRLEEMKLPFLLNLSLTYLKLEKPQKALCYGQKVLDINPQNTKALFRCGQACLEMSDYEKAQDYLTLAQAKKPFDPDINTLLKKLALCYKDYLDKEREMCSKMFSGLKRMEK comes from the exons ATGTCAACAAACGGCAAGACCTCGAGAATATTACAGTTCATGGCCCCAGATGAGCGCCGTCAGTTTGGAATCGAG ACTCCATTCCACCTACTGGCTTGGCAAATGCGAGACATATTAGGAGATGGAGGAATTCTCAAAGAGGTCGTCCATGCAGGAGAAGGTCCACCGGTACCCAAGCATGCCTCCGTATCAA TTCATTTCTCTGGTTTCATTGAGTACTCTGACGCACCATTCGAGACAACCAGCCACCTTAAATATCCACGAATGATGAAGCTTGGTAGAG ATGTTACTTTGTATGGCCTGGAGCTCGGCCTTCTTACAATGAAGAAAGGTGAGTTCTCCCGTTTTCTCTTCAAGCCCAAATATGCCTATGGGGACCTGGGGTGCCCCCCGCACATACCTCCATTAGCCACGGTCCTCTATGAGGTGCAAGTCCTCGACTTCCTGGACTCGGCACAAGTGGATGAATTCATGGATTTGAGTATG GATGAGCAGAACAGTGTTTCTCTGTCCACATTTCTGAATGTACTGGACACGCAGCGGAGCTTTGGAAACCTCTGCTTCAATAAGAAGCGCTATGAAGATGCTCGAGAGAGATACAAGCAG GCCATGACACTTTTGCAAAATCGTGAGCTGGTGGATGATGAAGAGAAGCAGCGTCTTGAGGAAATGAAATTGCCTTTCCTGCTCAACCTCTCACTCACGTACCTCAAACTGGAGAAACCCCAGAAGGCCCTTTGCTACGGTCAGAAAGTGCTGGACATCAATCCTCAGAACACTAAAGCGCTCTTCCGCTGCGGCCAG GCCTGTTTGGAAATGAGCGACTATGAGAAGGCACAAGATTATCTTACACTCGCTCAGGCGAAAAAGCCATTTGACCCTGACATCAACACCTTGCTGAAAAAGCTTGCTCT CTGCTACAAGGACTATttggacaaagagagagagatgtgctCCAAGATGTTCTCAGGTTTAAAGCGGATGGAAAAGTGA
- the fkbp6 gene encoding inactive peptidyl-prolyl cis-trans isomerase FKBP6 isoform X1 — MSTNGKTSRILQFMAPDERRQFGIETPFHLLAWQMRDILGDGGILKEVVHAGEGPPVPKHASVSIHFSGFIEYSDAPFETTSHLKYPRMMKLGRDVTLYGLELGLLTMKKGEFSRFLFKPKYAYGDLGCPPHIPPLATVLYEVQVLDFLDSAQVDEFMDLSMVRLNAFSLLVLFVCGVPDDQFSIVRQDEQNSVSLSTFLNVLDTQRSFGNLCFNKKRYEDARERYKQAMTLLQNRELVDDEEKQRLEEMKLPFLLNLSLTYLKLEKPQKALCYGQKVLDINPQNTKALFRCGQACLEMSDYEKAQDYLTLAQAKKPFDPDINTLLKKLALCYKDYLDKEREMCSKMFSGLKRMEK; from the exons ATGTCAACAAACGGCAAGACCTCGAGAATATTACAGTTCATGGCCCCAGATGAGCGCCGTCAGTTTGGAATCGAG ACTCCATTCCACCTACTGGCTTGGCAAATGCGAGACATATTAGGAGATGGAGGAATTCTCAAAGAGGTCGTCCATGCAGGAGAAGGTCCACCGGTACCCAAGCATGCCTCCGTATCAA TTCATTTCTCTGGTTTCATTGAGTACTCTGACGCACCATTCGAGACAACCAGCCACCTTAAATATCCACGAATGATGAAGCTTGGTAGAG ATGTTACTTTGTATGGCCTGGAGCTCGGCCTTCTTACAATGAAGAAAGGTGAGTTCTCCCGTTTTCTCTTCAAGCCCAAATATGCCTATGGGGACCTGGGGTGCCCCCCGCACATACCTCCATTAGCCACGGTCCTCTATGAGGTGCAAGTCCTCGACTTCCTGGACTCGGCACAAGTGGATGAATTCATGGATTTGAGTATGGTAAGATTGAATGCTTTTAGCTTGctcgttttgtttgtttgtggagtCCCAGATGATCAGTTCTCCATTGTTCGTCAGGATGAGCAGAACAGTGTTTCTCTGTCCACATTTCTGAATGTACTGGACACGCAGCGGAGCTTTGGAAACCTCTGCTTCAATAAGAAGCGCTATGAAGATGCTCGAGAGAGATACAAGCAG GCCATGACACTTTTGCAAAATCGTGAGCTGGTGGATGATGAAGAGAAGCAGCGTCTTGAGGAAATGAAATTGCCTTTCCTGCTCAACCTCTCACTCACGTACCTCAAACTGGAGAAACCCCAGAAGGCCCTTTGCTACGGTCAGAAAGTGCTGGACATCAATCCTCAGAACACTAAAGCGCTCTTCCGCTGCGGCCAG GCCTGTTTGGAAATGAGCGACTATGAGAAGGCACAAGATTATCTTACACTCGCTCAGGCGAAAAAGCCATTTGACCCTGACATCAACACCTTGCTGAAAAAGCTTGCTCT CTGCTACAAGGACTATttggacaaagagagagagatgtgctCCAAGATGTTCTCAGGTTTAAAGCGGATGGAAAAGTGA